In Amphiura filiformis unplaced genomic scaffold, Afil_fr2py scaffold_28, whole genome shotgun sequence, a single window of DNA contains:
- the LOC140143780 gene encoding uncharacterized protein, translating to MTLLTSNWRNSTNAEFNERIIDDKPERSVSEGQFLNKVEASIKYVDGHYQVGFPLKDDDMKLPNNKHQAELRACHLKRKLERDSVFNDQYTAFMNDMFKNDYAEEVPKDACNRKDGKVWYVPHHGVFHPTKGKLRVVFDCAAKYMGQSLNSQLLKGPDLTSNLVGVLTRFREHPVMEL from the coding sequence ATGACACTATTGACCAGCAATTGGAGAAACTCTACAAACGCTGAGTTCAATGAGCGAATCATTGATGATAAACCAGAGAGAAGCGTGAGTGAAGGACAATTCCTAAACAAAGTAGAAGCATCAATCAAGTATGTAGATGGGCACTACCAAGTAGGTTTCCCGCTCAAAGATGATGACATGAAATTGCCGAACAATAAACATCAAGCCGAATTGCGGGCATGCCATCTGAAGAGGAAGTTAGAAAGGGACTCGGTTTTCAACGACCAATACACTGCATTCATgaatgatatgtttaaaaatgattaTGCAGAAGAAGTACCCAAAGATGCATGCAATAGAAAGGATGGCAAGGTGTGGTATGTCCCCCACCATGGGGTGTTTCACCCCACCAAGGGCAAGCTACGAGTTGTATTTGATTGTGCGGCGAAGTACATGGGCCAGTCTTTAAACTCACAATTACTAAAAGGACCCGACTTGACAAGCAACTTGGTAGGTGTGTTGACGAGGTTTAGAGAGCACCCTGTTATGGAGTTGTAG
- the LOC140143781 gene encoding uncharacterized protein, translating into MYHQVRVPEPDRDLVRFLWWPYGDLSLPLKEYRMNVHLFGATSSPSCANFALRKTADDGKEKYSEEVCNTVLSNFYVDDYLKSIESESKAIQLVSDLTNLCKDGGFKLTKWLSNSREVLQSVPEDDRAETTKTLDLKNEELPSEKVLGLLWSPETDRFGFHIKVKERPPTRRGILATVSSIYDPLGFVAPAILPAKQLLQNLSKLQLGWDESIPSELLTRWERWLDEVPKLSDFTIERCFKPKDFEESEVQMHHFCDASQKGDGSVSYLRFVNESGQVHLTLLTAKARVAPLKIITIPRLELTAAAMAVKVNNMLQKELQLKVESTYFWTDSQTVIKYINNDTARFHTFVANRVALIRDGSQPHQWKYVGTSSNPADDCSRGLAVDCFLKNRRWTDGPDFLHKAENQWPKTTIGNSAEELADDPEVKKKLVVNTALTEEATDTMEKLLTRFSSWYQLCRCVAWILRVKKYLRKICHDRDDDRVDNGDDDGRKNDENEEHGNITDLLNVADMQEAERAVIVYVQTKAYPEEIMTLKELQLRSNDSQPEGDLRQVSKIKKASPLYRLNPFIEDGVIRVGGRLAKSALPEKTKFPSIIPKKSHIAKLILYDASMKQLDMGQKPHVGSSAQEVLDNKCQCSS; encoded by the coding sequence ATGTACCATCAAGTGCGTGTACCAGAACCAGACAGAGACTTAGTAAGATTTCTATGGTGGCCCTACGGTGACCTGAGTCTGCCTCTGAAGGAATATAGGATGAATGTGCACTTGTTCGGCGCAACTTCGTCACCTTCATGTGCGAATTTCGCACTGAGAAAGACCGCTGATGATGGTAAGGAGAAATACAGCGAAGAAGTATGCAACACGGTGCTGTCCAACTTCTATGTCGATGACTACCTCAAATCTATCGAAAGTGAAAGCAAAGCTATTCAACTCGTCAGTGATCTCACCAATTTGTGTAAGGATGGTGGTTTCAAGTTGACCAAGTGGTTGAGTAACTCAAGAGAAGTGTTGCAGTCAGTTCCTGAAGACGATAGAGCTGAGACTACAAAGACACTAGATTTGAAGAATGAAGAGTTACCATCAGAAAAGGTGCTGGGGTTGCTATGGTCACCAGAAACCGACAGGTTTGGCTTCCATATTAAAGTGAAAGAGAGACCTCCTACCAGAAGAGGCATCCTAGCAACTGTAAGCTCCATCTATGACCCGCTAGGATTTGTTGCTCCAGCAATCCTGCCAGCAAAACAACTACTGCAGAACTTAAGCAAGCTGCAGCTTGGTTGGGATGAGTCTATTCCTAGTGAGCTTCTGACCCGTTGGGAAAGATGGCTTGATGAAGTACCGAAATTGTCAGATTTCACCATCGAAAGATGTTTCAAGCCCAAGGACTTTGAAGAAAGTGAAGTTCAGATGCACCACTTCTGTGATGCAAGTCAGAAGGGGGATGGTTCAGTGAGTTACTTACGATTCGTTAACGAGAGTGGTCAAGTGCATCTTACTCTCCTGACAGCCAAGGCAAGAGTTGCTCCTTTGAAGATCATAACTATACCTCGCCTAGAGTTAACTGCAGCTGCAATGGCAGTAAAGGTCAACAACATGTTGCAAAAGGAACTACAGTTGAAGGTCGAAAGCACATACTTCTGGACTGATAGTCAGACCGTGATCAAGTATATTAACAATGACACCGCCAGATTCCACACCTTTGTGGCTAATCGAGTCGCACTGATTAGAGATGGCTCCCAGCCACACCAATGGAAGTATGTAGGAACCAGCTCAAACCCTGCAGACGACTGCTCAAGGGGCTTAGCCGTTGATTGCTTCCTCAAGAATAGAAGGTGGACTGATGGTCCAGACTTCTTACACAAAGCAGAAAACCAGTGGCCAAAGACTACCATTGGAAACAGCGCTGAAGAGCTAGCTGATGATCCAGAAGTTAAAAAGAAATTAGTAGTCAACACAGCGTTGACAGAAGAAGCAACAGATACAATGGAGAAACTACTTACACGATTCTCCTCATGGTATCAACTTTGTCGTTGTGTTGCATGGATCCTCAGAGTCAAGAAATATCTCCGTAAGATCTGTCATGATAGAGATGATGATAGAGTTGATAATGGAGATGATGATGGTAGAAAGAATGATGAGAATGAAGAGCATGGCAACATTACAGATTTGCTTAATGTTGCTGACATGCAAGAAGCAGAAAGAGCTGTGATAGTATATGTCCAAACCAAGGCATATCCAGAAGAAATTATGACACTAAAAGAGCTGCAATTGAGAAGTAATGACAGTCAGCCAGAAGGCGACTTGCGACAAGTTAGCAAGATTAAGAAAGCAAGTCCTCTCTACAGACTTAATCCATTTATAGAAGATGGAGTAATCAGAGTAGGTGGTCGACTGGCTAAGTCAGCTCTacctgaaaagacaaaatttccATCAATCATACCAAAGAAGTCCCACATTGCAAAGTTGATTTTATATGACGCGTCCATGAAGCAACTGGACATGGGGCAGAAACCACATGTTGGCTCATCTGCACAAGAAGTACTGGATAACAAATGCCAATGCAGCAGCTAG
- the LOC140143782 gene encoding uncharacterized protein, which produces MSDLPKDRVTPGEPPFSRVGMDYFGPLEVKQGRSIVKRYGVVRGQVKQIRSDNGTNLIGAERELRREIAAWNQDRIHDYLLQREIEWTFNPPAGSHHGGIWERQIRTIRKVMCSVIKEQILTDDSLHTLLCEIEAIVNSRPLTNVPGEVSDLEPLTPNHLLQLKSDMILPPAAAGKLSQYAKRRWRQVQYLADLFWRRWIKEYLPQLQQRQKWIHPQRNAKVGDVVMVVNESTPRNVWPLGRVIETLPASDGLVRRVRVKTRTSILTRPIDKLCLLLESEVPDQDIGVKKDSTSAHPPVPALGNPSTKPKTTSSATNNETVSVSGTPESRPRRTLKPVKRLDL; this is translated from the exons ATGAGTGATCTTCCCAAAGACAGAGTCACTCCAGGAGAGCCACCATTTTCAAGAGTCGGAATGGACTATTTCGGTCCACTAGAAGTTAAACAAGGCCGTAGTATAGTCAAGCGATATGGTGTAGT AAGAGGCCAAGTGAAACAGATCCGCTCTGACAATGGCACCAATTTGATAGGGGCAGAAAGAGAGTTACGCCGAGAAATTGCAGCTTGGAATCAAGACAGAATCCATGACTACCTTCTGCAAAGAGAGATTGAGTGGACCTTTAATCCACCAGCAGGAAGTCACCATGGAGGCATCTGGGAACGTCAAATACGGACAATCAGGAAAGTGATGTGCTCTGTTATAAAGGAACAAATACTAACAGATGACTCTCTTCATACATTACTGTGTGAGATAGAAGCCATAGTTAACAGCCGACCACTCACCAATGTTCCTGGAGAAGTATCTGATTTAGAGCCACTTACACCAAATCACCTTCTTCAACTAAAGAGTGACATGATCTTACCACCAGCCGCTGCAGGAAAGCTGAGTCAGTATGCCAAGCGCCGGTGGAGGCAAGTCCAGTATCTGGCAGACCTGTTTTGGCGCAGATGGATCAAAGAATACCTTCCTCAGTTACAACAAAGACAAAAGTGGATTCACCCACAGCGAAATGCCAAGGTGGGAGATGTCGTCATGGTTGTAAATGAATCTACACCCAGAAACGTCTGGCCGCTAGGAAGGGTGATTGAAACTCTCCCAGCAAGTGATGGACTGGTTCGACGTGTGCGAGTGAAAACTAGGACAAGCATTCTCACCAGACCCATTGATAAACTGTGTTTGCTGTTGGAATCAGAAGTCCCAGATCAAGATATAGGAGTGAAGAAAGATTCTACTTCAGCTCATCCACCAGTACCAGCACTGGGTAACCCAAGTACCAAGCCTAAAACTACGTCCAGTGCTACCAACAATGAAACTGTATCAGTGTCAGGTACTCCAGAATCAAGACCACGACGAACATTGAAACCAGTGAAACGCCTGGACTTGTAA